The Gemmata palustris genome includes a region encoding these proteins:
- a CDS encoding sugar phosphate isomerase/epimerase family protein — protein sequence MNRPLGRRDFLHTTAAVTATAVTGSYLFSAEQKKPKLKKAVKYGMIQLKGTHQERLELAKKCGFLGVEIDSPGTTKLDELVKASKDTGVAVHGVIDSVHWTDTLSSPDEKVRAKGLEALKGALEDAKTVGADTVLLVPGVVNKEVNYEQCYERSQAEVRKVLPLAEKLKVKIAIEVVWNNFITKPEQLVQYVDDFKSEFVGAYFDCSNMVKYGVPSADWIRKLGKRMLKFDFKGYSKTKQWVAIGEGDEDWPEILKALAEIGYNGWATSEVGGGGEEHLKKVSAQMDKVLGL from the coding sequence ATGAACCGTCCACTCGGGCGCCGTGATTTCTTGCACACCACCGCGGCCGTGACCGCCACCGCGGTCACCGGGTCGTACCTCTTCTCGGCCGAGCAGAAGAAGCCGAAACTGAAAAAGGCCGTGAAGTACGGCATGATTCAGCTCAAGGGGACGCACCAGGAGCGGCTCGAACTCGCCAAGAAGTGCGGGTTCCTGGGGGTAGAAATCGACAGCCCGGGAACGACCAAGCTCGACGAACTGGTGAAAGCGAGCAAGGACACCGGCGTCGCGGTCCACGGCGTCATCGACTCGGTCCACTGGACCGACACGCTCTCCAGCCCGGACGAGAAGGTCCGCGCGAAGGGGCTGGAAGCGCTCAAGGGCGCGCTCGAAGACGCGAAGACCGTCGGCGCGGACACGGTGCTGCTCGTGCCCGGCGTGGTCAACAAAGAGGTGAACTACGAGCAGTGCTACGAGCGCTCCCAGGCCGAAGTGCGGAAGGTGCTGCCGCTCGCCGAAAAGCTGAAGGTGAAGATCGCGATCGAGGTCGTGTGGAACAACTTCATCACGAAGCCCGAGCAGCTCGTTCAGTACGTCGACGACTTCAAGAGCGAGTTCGTCGGCGCGTACTTCGACTGCTCGAACATGGTCAAGTACGGCGTCCCGTCCGCGGACTGGATTCGGAAGCTCGGTAAGCGGATGCTCAAGTTCGACTTCAAGGGCTACAGCAAGACCAAGCAGTGGGTCGCGATCGGCGAGGGCGACGAGGACTGGCCCGAGATCCTGAAGGCGCTCGCCGAGATCGGCTACAACGGCTGGGCCACGTCCGAGGTCGGCGGGGGCGGCGAGGAGCACCTCAAGAAGGTCTCCGCGCAAATGGACAAAGTCCTGGGTCTTTGA
- a CDS encoding fused MFS/spermidine synthase, whose protein sequence is MPLLFAVTMFVSASLLFMVQPMVAKAVLPLLGGSPAVWNGCMVFFQALLLLGYLYADRLTRRTSTSEQWAIHLVVLALPVIAFVLAALFSSKHTPIAVIEALAPNEGSSPIVSVLAILTVAIGIPFFVCSTTATLLQKWFTYTGHPSARDPYFLYAASNFGSLISLLGYPFFIEPYMAQGAQTWFWAVGFIALAGLIALCGKAAANPLGVPPTAKIVEKPAAPVTARAAGEPPPSWARMAKWTALAFVPSSLMLGVTFHMTTDIASIPLLWVGPLALYLVTFIIAFSRVPAWFRILIGNLAPVMILLLVFLLISGVNPGVGLSLLLHLLTFFAAALMCHYELARDRPSPQHLTTYFLVMSFGGVLGGIFNSLLAPILFTDDYEYKLVLIVSCLMVPRLAAEEEGDPNYSTRRTGLILDIVIPGLVALAFWQLQKAGGFQTYVNAVRGLARSLEISDNTIHVIFSFALPVMVCFFFVDRPLRFALCVGAILGISVARENNRDVVRTERSFFGILKIDKEETYFESSFKDPDGKPIYGGGFEYLRLVHGTTLHGTQAKKLSNRPKDLLFMSTLDPWNNIAVTGTLTNFNMREEPLTYYHRTGPVGAIFSELRTRKGGADARSHVAMVGLGTGSVSCYAVKGQKLTFYEIDPAVKRLVADTDEYFTYVTDARTRGAELDFRLGDARLKLKEDVDRKYSLLLVDAFSSDSIPVHLLTTEAVQLYLDRLTDDGILALHISNKYVKLEPVVAAIAEKHNLVARVWADDAEGRPGKTGSSWVVLARKTEDLGDRIGSPLAELVDTYGSGAQLVRVLRVIYPELGPILDRSPLKQQDVVLEYLDKRTDAQSQQYAALVRKHTAFATTMTVLQEETGFGFRSVELNPDVPAWTDDFADVMRVMMIPELQAVRKFFGLKTPVER, encoded by the coding sequence GTGCCGCTGTTGTTCGCCGTCACGATGTTCGTGAGCGCGTCGCTATTGTTCATGGTCCAGCCGATGGTCGCCAAGGCCGTTCTGCCGCTCCTGGGCGGCAGCCCGGCGGTGTGGAACGGGTGCATGGTGTTCTTCCAGGCGCTCCTGCTCCTGGGCTACCTGTACGCCGACCGCCTCACCCGGCGCACCAGCACGAGCGAGCAGTGGGCGATCCACCTCGTGGTGCTCGCGCTCCCCGTGATCGCGTTCGTGCTCGCCGCCCTGTTCAGCTCCAAACACACCCCGATCGCCGTGATCGAGGCGCTCGCGCCGAACGAGGGGTCCAGCCCGATCGTGAGCGTGCTGGCGATCCTCACGGTGGCGATCGGGATCCCGTTCTTCGTCTGCTCCACGACCGCGACACTGCTCCAGAAGTGGTTCACCTACACCGGGCACCCGTCCGCGCGCGACCCGTACTTTCTCTACGCCGCGAGCAACTTCGGCAGCCTGATCTCGCTGCTCGGCTACCCGTTCTTCATCGAGCCGTACATGGCGCAGGGCGCGCAGACGTGGTTCTGGGCCGTCGGGTTCATCGCGCTCGCCGGGCTGATCGCGCTCTGCGGAAAGGCTGCCGCGAACCCGCTCGGCGTCCCCCCGACCGCGAAAATCGTTGAAAAACCCGCCGCTCCCGTTACGGCGCGAGCCGCCGGCGAGCCGCCCCCGAGTTGGGCGCGCATGGCGAAGTGGACCGCACTGGCGTTCGTGCCGAGTAGTTTGATGCTCGGGGTCACGTTCCACATGACGACCGACATCGCGAGCATCCCGCTCCTGTGGGTCGGCCCGCTCGCGCTGTACCTCGTCACGTTCATTATCGCGTTCAGCCGCGTCCCCGCGTGGTTCCGCATCCTGATCGGGAACCTCGCGCCGGTGATGATCCTGCTGCTGGTGTTCCTGCTCATTTCGGGCGTGAACCCCGGCGTGGGGTTGAGCCTGCTGTTGCACCTGCTCACGTTCTTCGCTGCCGCCCTGATGTGCCACTACGAGCTCGCACGCGACCGACCGAGCCCGCAGCACCTCACGACGTACTTCCTCGTCATGTCGTTCGGGGGCGTGCTCGGGGGCATCTTCAACTCGCTCCTCGCGCCGATCCTCTTCACCGACGACTACGAGTACAAGCTCGTTCTGATCGTCTCGTGCCTCATGGTGCCGCGGTTGGCCGCGGAAGAAGAGGGCGATCCGAATTACAGCACCCGGCGCACGGGGCTCATACTGGACATCGTGATCCCGGGGCTGGTCGCGCTCGCGTTCTGGCAGTTGCAAAAGGCCGGCGGGTTTCAGACGTATGTCAACGCCGTCCGGGGCCTGGCCCGGTCCCTGGAAATCAGCGACAACACGATCCACGTCATCTTCTCGTTCGCGCTCCCGGTGATGGTCTGTTTCTTCTTCGTGGACCGCCCGCTGCGGTTCGCGCTCTGCGTGGGCGCGATCCTGGGCATCAGCGTGGCCCGCGAGAACAATCGCGACGTGGTGCGCACCGAGCGGAGCTTCTTCGGGATTCTGAAGATCGATAAGGAGGAGACGTACTTTGAGTCATCCTTCAAAGACCCGGACGGGAAGCCGATCTACGGGGGCGGGTTCGAGTACCTGCGTCTCGTCCACGGCACGACGCTGCACGGCACCCAGGCCAAGAAGCTGAGCAACCGCCCCAAAGACTTGCTGTTCATGTCCACGCTGGACCCGTGGAACAACATCGCGGTGACCGGGACGCTCACGAACTTCAACATGCGCGAAGAGCCGCTGACGTACTACCACCGTACCGGCCCCGTGGGTGCGATATTCAGCGAACTGCGCACGCGCAAGGGCGGGGCCGACGCCCGGTCGCACGTCGCGATGGTCGGGCTCGGCACCGGCAGCGTGTCGTGCTACGCGGTCAAGGGTCAGAAGCTCACCTTCTACGAAATCGACCCGGCCGTGAAGCGCCTGGTCGCGGACACGGACGAATACTTCACCTACGTCACGGACGCGCGGACCCGCGGCGCGGAGCTCGATTTCCGCCTCGGCGACGCCCGGCTCAAATTGAAAGAGGACGTGGACCGTAAGTATTCGCTGTTGCTCGTGGATGCGTTCAGCTCGGACTCGATCCCCGTTCACCTGCTGACCACCGAGGCCGTGCAACTGTACCTGGACCGGCTCACCGACGACGGCATCCTCGCGCTGCACATCTCCAACAAGTACGTGAAGTTGGAGCCGGTCGTCGCCGCGATCGCCGAGAAGCACAACCTCGTGGCCCGGGTGTGGGCCGACGACGCGGAGGGGCGCCCGGGGAAGACCGGTTCGAGCTGGGTGGTCCTGGCCCGGAAGACCGAAGACCTGGGAGACCGGATCGGCTCGCCGCTCGCGGAACTGGTCGACACCTACGGGAGCGGCGCCCAACTGGTCCGCGTCCTGCGGGTCATCTATCCCGAACTCGGCCCGATCCTCGACCGCTCCCCGCTCAAGCAGCAGGACGTGGTGCTCGAGTACCTCGACAAGCGGACCGATGCGCAGTCGCAGCAGTACGCGGCCCTGGTCCGCAAGCACACGGCGTTCGCCACGACGATGACCGTGCTGCAAGAGGAAACCGGGTTCGGGTTCCGCTCGGTGGAACTGAACCCCGACGTGCCCGCGTGGACCGATGACTTCGCCGACGTGATGCGGGTGATGATGATCCCGGAGCTTCAAGCGGTCCGCAAATTCTTCGGGCTCAAGACGCCGGTGGAACGGTGA
- a CDS encoding Gfo/Idh/MocA family protein — MSNRRDFLKATAAVGGVAAASSFASAFAGGGDTIKVGLVGCGGRGMGAVKDILNAEEKINGSAGKVEIVAVADVFKNKSENAVKTFTNEKSKDYGRFTKNVKLTPDTTFSGLDAYQKLLATDVNLVILATPPGFRPYHLEAAVKSGKNIFCEKPVAVDATGARKCYELVEESKKKNIAIVAGTQRRHQKGYIETLKQVRDGAIGDILSARCSWNGNEPWFHKRPEGMADSTYQLYNWYHYLWLCGDHIVEQHVHNLDVINWAMGGPPVRAVGFGGRAVRHPGAPKDAGQIWDHFAVEYEYKNGVRLSSYCRHLPGDDDVSETLYGSKGTCYTRDGYYEINKKPSGSDNISAYVQEHIDLLNSIRAGAPLNELKNVTDSTFTAIFGRNACYGCKTLNWEDALASSEDTMPKDYALDKPLDATRAPVPGTWKLPPRA, encoded by the coding sequence ATGTCGAATCGTCGTGACTTCCTGAAAGCGACCGCCGCGGTGGGCGGGGTCGCAGCAGCCAGCAGTTTCGCGAGCGCGTTCGCCGGCGGCGGCGACACGATCAAGGTCGGTCTCGTCGGGTGCGGCGGGCGCGGGATGGGGGCCGTCAAGGACATCCTGAACGCCGAAGAGAAGATCAACGGCTCCGCCGGGAAGGTCGAAATCGTCGCGGTCGCGGACGTATTCAAGAACAAGTCCGAGAACGCGGTCAAGACGTTCACCAACGAGAAGAGCAAGGACTACGGCCGGTTCACGAAGAACGTGAAGCTCACGCCGGACACCACGTTCAGTGGGCTGGACGCCTATCAGAAGCTCCTCGCGACCGACGTGAACCTCGTCATCCTCGCCACGCCCCCGGGCTTCCGCCCGTACCACCTCGAAGCCGCGGTGAAGTCCGGCAAGAACATCTTCTGCGAGAAGCCGGTCGCGGTGGACGCCACGGGCGCCCGCAAGTGCTACGAGTTGGTGGAAGAATCGAAGAAGAAGAACATCGCGATCGTGGCCGGGACGCAGCGCCGGCACCAGAAGGGCTACATCGAGACCCTGAAGCAGGTCCGCGACGGCGCGATCGGCGACATCCTCTCCGCCCGGTGCTCGTGGAACGGCAACGAGCCGTGGTTCCACAAGCGCCCGGAGGGCATGGCGGACAGCACGTACCAGCTCTACAACTGGTACCACTACCTGTGGCTGTGCGGCGATCACATCGTCGAACAGCACGTCCACAACCTGGACGTCATCAACTGGGCGATGGGCGGTCCCCCGGTCCGGGCGGTCGGGTTCGGCGGGCGCGCGGTCCGGCACCCCGGTGCCCCGAAGGACGCGGGCCAGATCTGGGACCACTTCGCGGTCGAGTACGAGTACAAGAACGGCGTGCGGCTCTCGAGCTACTGCCGGCACCTCCCCGGCGACGACGACGTGTCCGAGACGCTGTACGGCTCGAAGGGCACGTGCTACACGCGCGACGGGTACTACGAGATCAACAAGAAGCCGTCCGGCTCGGACAACATCTCGGCCTACGTGCAGGAGCACATCGACCTGCTCAACAGCATCCGCGCCGGCGCCCCGCTGAACGAACTGAAGAACGTGACCGACTCCACGTTCACCGCGATCTTCGGCCGTAACGCTTGCTACGGCTGCAAGACGTTGAACTGGGAAGACGCACTCGCGTCGTCGGAAGACACGATGCCGAAGGACTACGCGCTCGACAAGCCGCTGGACGCGACCCGCGCCCCGGTCCCGGGCACGTGGAAGCTTCCTCCCCGAGCGTGA
- the mch gene encoding methenyltetrahydromethanopterin cyclohydrolase, with the protein MTLNERAQLIADEVERNAVRLRVHVTKVAGARVIDCGGAVQGSLAAGLLLARACLADAGEVAYVPYPVPEIGGPAVQVTTDDPVRACLASQYAGWQVTAGKFFAMGSGPMRALAAREEIFQHISAKEESPFAVGVLETHKHPTEDVIATIVAKLPLVAEHLTLLVAPTTSIAGTTQIVARSVETALHKLHELKFDVNQVVSGYGIAPLPPVATDFVQAIGRTNDAILYGAKVVLWVRADDEMLEHIGPKVPSSASKDHGSPFAEVFARYNGDFYKIDPLLFSPAEIEFRNLKTGRCHRFGRIEPELLRKSFGYSE; encoded by the coding sequence ATGACACTCAACGAACGCGCCCAACTCATCGCCGACGAAGTCGAACGCAACGCCGTCCGGCTGCGCGTGCATGTGACGAAAGTTGCTGGCGCGCGCGTGATCGATTGCGGCGGCGCGGTTCAAGGGAGCCTCGCGGCCGGGTTGCTGCTCGCGCGGGCGTGCCTCGCGGACGCGGGCGAGGTCGCCTACGTCCCCTACCCGGTGCCCGAGATCGGTGGCCCCGCGGTCCAGGTGACCACGGACGATCCGGTGCGTGCGTGTCTCGCGTCACAGTACGCGGGCTGGCAGGTGACCGCGGGCAAGTTCTTCGCGATGGGGTCCGGCCCGATGCGGGCACTCGCGGCCCGCGAAGAAATCTTCCAACACATCTCGGCGAAGGAAGAATCCCCGTTCGCGGTCGGCGTGCTGGAAACGCACAAGCACCCGACCGAGGACGTGATCGCGACCATTGTCGCGAAGTTGCCGCTGGTCGCGGAACACCTCACGCTACTCGTTGCGCCCACCACCAGCATCGCGGGCACGACGCAGATCGTCGCGCGATCGGTTGAAACGGCCCTGCACAAGCTCCACGAACTGAAGTTCGACGTGAACCAGGTCGTCAGCGGGTACGGCATCGCCCCGCTCCCGCCGGTCGCGACCGACTTCGTTCAGGCCATCGGGCGCACGAACGACGCGATTCTCTACGGCGCGAAGGTCGTGCTCTGGGTGCGAGCGGACGACGAGATGCTCGAACACATCGGCCCCAAAGTGCCCTCGTCCGCGTCAAAGGACCACGGGAGCCCGTTCGCGGAGGTGTTCGCGCGCTACAACGGCGACTTCTACAAGATCGATCCGCTATTGTTCTCACCCGCCGAGATCGAGTTCCGAAACCTGAAGACCGGGCGCTGTCACCGGTTCGGCCGAATCGAGCCCGAGCTGTTGCGCAAGTCGTTCGGGTACAGCGAATGA
- a CDS encoding ATP-grasp domain-containing protein, with translation MKIAILSGGTGWHVQDLVRAAGELGHDARPLDFRGLSAGVNCASDALATFDAVLVRTMPAGSLEQVVLRMDLLHEAAARGMPVLNPPRAIEVCVDKYLTTARLARAGIATPPTAVCQKSDDAMTCFADLGGDVVLKPLFGSEGRGMCRITDPETAWRTFRVLEQTGQVIYLQQFVRHPGRDFRAFVIGDRVVASMRRTAVNDWRTNVAQGGTAEPVVLSASDTALALRAAEVVGCPIAGVDLLPGPNGEMFVIEVNAVPGWKALAPTCGVDVAKEVVRFLAEGT, from the coding sequence ATGAAGATCGCCATCCTCTCCGGCGGAACCGGCTGGCACGTTCAGGATCTCGTGCGCGCTGCGGGCGAACTCGGGCACGACGCGCGCCCCCTCGACTTCCGCGGATTGTCCGCGGGCGTGAATTGCGCGAGCGATGCGCTCGCGACGTTCGACGCGGTACTCGTGCGCACGATGCCGGCTGGGTCGCTTGAGCAGGTCGTGTTGCGGATGGACCTGTTACACGAGGCCGCAGCGCGCGGAATGCCCGTACTGAACCCGCCGCGCGCGATAGAAGTGTGTGTGGACAAGTACCTGACGACGGCCCGCCTCGCTCGCGCTGGCATCGCGACTCCCCCCACCGCCGTGTGCCAAAAGAGCGACGACGCGATGACCTGTTTCGCGGACCTGGGTGGTGACGTGGTGCTGAAACCGCTGTTCGGGTCCGAGGGGCGCGGGATGTGTCGCATCACCGACCCCGAAACCGCGTGGCGCACGTTCCGCGTGCTGGAACAAACGGGCCAGGTGATTTACCTTCAGCAGTTCGTCCGGCACCCCGGGCGAGACTTCCGCGCGTTCGTCATCGGCGACCGCGTGGTCGCGTCGATGCGCCGAACGGCCGTCAACGACTGGCGCACGAACGTGGCCCAGGGCGGCACCGCCGAACCGGTCGTGCTGAGCGCCAGCGATACGGCGCTCGCGCTGCGTGCGGCGGAAGTGGTTGGTTGCCCGATCGCGGGCGTGGATTTACTCCCCGGTCCCAACGGCGAAATGTTCGTGATTGAAGTGAACGCGGTCCCCGGCTGGAAGGCCCTCGCGCCGACGTGCGGGGTGGACGTCGCGAAGGAAGTCGTGCGGTTCCTGGCGGAGGGCACGTGA
- a CDS encoding ATP-grasp domain-containing protein, with the protein MVGVIGASARSAVHSLARAGFRAWAVDQFADRDLKRVAACAVCPHDRYPDALPELAAQFPPGPVLYTGGLENHPHIVAEIARTRELWGNPPEVLARVRDPFALSVALTAAGFAVPRLIPSSEPCPSEGRWLRKPLHSGGGLGIRFAQPGEPSSPHHYFQEFIDGPALSAIYTDGELIGVTQQLIGEPWLHAAPFAYCGNIGPITIDSQAVSVIARLGNVLATEMELRGTWGLDFILAGAVPFPLEVNPRYTAAVEVLEWGQPTPPAPLPEGKRQRQPTPPSPLPEGKGEKELSADTDSSTAIAISRACSPFPLGRGAGGVGCLGFSPFPSRGNPQGEPAGGSPSPGARGDGGVGSPTIGKAIYYAPRAITFPPRGSWDADLAGVFDPWRVPGFADIPEPGSAIETGWPVLTFFVTGSTPAEVRKRLQSRAMELDRLFAEHSP; encoded by the coding sequence GTGGTGGGCGTCATCGGAGCGAGTGCGCGGTCTGCGGTCCATTCGCTCGCCCGCGCCGGTTTTCGCGCGTGGGCGGTCGATCAGTTCGCCGACCGCGACCTGAAGCGCGTCGCCGCGTGCGCGGTCTGCCCGCACGACCGCTACCCCGACGCGCTGCCGGAGCTCGCAGCGCAATTCCCGCCCGGCCCGGTCCTCTACACCGGCGGCCTCGAAAACCATCCGCACATCGTCGCGGAGATCGCACGCACGCGCGAACTTTGGGGCAACCCGCCCGAAGTTCTCGCGCGCGTCCGCGATCCGTTCGCGCTGTCCGTGGCTCTCACGGCGGCCGGCTTTGCGGTACCCCGACTCATCCCATCCAGCGAACCGTGTCCATCGGAAGGGCGCTGGCTCCGCAAGCCATTACACTCGGGCGGCGGGCTCGGTATTCGCTTCGCCCAACCGGGCGAACCCTCATCACCACACCACTACTTCCAGGAATTCATCGACGGCCCGGCACTATCTGCCATCTACACCGACGGCGAACTAATCGGCGTCACGCAGCAGCTCATCGGCGAACCGTGGCTGCACGCGGCGCCATTCGCGTATTGCGGGAATATCGGCCCGATCACCATCGATTCGCAGGCGGTAAGCGTAATCGCGCGCCTCGGTAACGTGCTCGCCACTGAGATGGAGTTACGCGGCACCTGGGGGTTGGACTTCATTCTTGCAGGGGCCGTGCCCTTCCCACTCGAAGTGAACCCGCGCTACACGGCCGCGGTCGAGGTGCTGGAGTGGGGGCAACCTACCCCCCCGGCCCCCCTCCCTGAAGGGAAGAGACAAAGACAACCTACCCCCCCGTCCCCCCTCCCTGAAGGGAAGGGGGAGAAAGAATTGTCGGCCGACACAGACTCAAGCACAGCGATAGCGATATCGCGTGCCTGCTCCCCCTTCCCTTTAGGGAGGGGGGCGGGGGGGGTAGGTTGTCTTGGATTTTCTCCCTTCCCTAGCAGGGGGAACCCGCAGGGGGAACCCGCAGGGGGTTCCCCCTCACCAGGAGCGAGGGGGGACGGGGGGGTAGGTTCGCCCACCATCGGCAAAGCGATCTACTACGCCCCCCGCGCGATCACGTTCCCTCCCCGGGGGTCGTGGGACGCGGACCTCGCGGGCGTGTTCGATCCCTGGCGCGTGCCGGGCTTCGCGGACATCCCCGAACCGGGCAGCGCAATCGAAACGGGCTGGCCCGTGCTCACATTCTTTGTGACCGGAAGCACACCCGCCGAGGTCCGCAAGCGGCTACAATCACGCGCGATGGAACTCGATCGCCTCTTCGCGGAGCACTCTCCATGA
- a CDS encoding triphosphoribosyl-dephospho-CoA synthase, whose product MYDRTRIEISVHTACVWEATSRKIGNVHRFADFADTSYLDFVLSAGAIMGVFGNAPSTRCVGETINFAVRHVREAVGTNTNLGIILLLAPLASTWEATHVPAGRAELARVLAKLSIEDARHVYEAIRIAKPGGLGDAPEQDVRDEPTVTLLEAMKLAADRDMVARQYANDFADVFDFGVPAFLDALARFGSVEEAIIDSQLRWLAQYPDSLIARKNGPAVAEDVQKRAAEVLRVGGIATPEGRAVGVALDKHLRSDGNKLNPGTTADLITACLFVALRENKVTPSAPFRWHVPDWL is encoded by the coding sequence GTGTACGACCGCACACGGATAGAAATTTCCGTTCACACGGCCTGCGTCTGGGAGGCCACCAGCCGGAAGATTGGTAACGTCCACCGGTTCGCGGATTTCGCCGATACGAGCTACCTCGATTTCGTCCTGTCCGCCGGCGCGATCATGGGTGTTTTTGGAAACGCTCCGAGCACCCGGTGCGTCGGGGAGACGATCAATTTCGCCGTAAGGCACGTGCGCGAAGCCGTTGGGACCAACACCAACTTGGGGATCATTCTCCTCCTCGCGCCGCTGGCATCGACCTGGGAAGCGACACACGTACCGGCGGGGCGCGCGGAACTCGCGCGGGTTCTCGCGAAACTCTCGATCGAAGATGCGCGACACGTCTACGAGGCCATCCGCATCGCGAAGCCCGGTGGATTGGGCGACGCGCCCGAACAAGACGTCCGCGACGAGCCCACGGTCACGCTGCTCGAAGCGATGAAACTGGCCGCGGACCGCGACATGGTCGCGCGGCAGTACGCGAACGACTTCGCGGACGTGTTCGACTTCGGCGTGCCCGCGTTCCTGGACGCGCTCGCGCGGTTCGGCAGCGTCGAAGAGGCCATCATCGATTCGCAACTGCGGTGGCTCGCGCAGTACCCGGATTCGCTGATCGCACGTAAAAACGGCCCCGCGGTCGCCGAAGACGTGCAAAAGCGGGCGGCAGAAGTGCTGCGTGTGGGTGGGATCGCCACCCCGGAGGGGCGCGCTGTGGGGGTGGCCCTCGACAAGCACTTGCGCAGCGACGGCAATAAGCTGAACCCCGGCACAACGGCCGACCTGATTACGGCGTGCCTGTTCGTCGCGTTGCGGGAGAATAAGGTGACTCCCTCCGCCCCGTTCCGGTGGCACGTTCCGGATTGGTTGTAA
- a CDS encoding formylglycine-generating enzyme family protein has protein sequence MPLRNTFAVVLCAAVPLFAVATAPDEKSANKPADKAPETPKPAKLEPKKNFVEKTKGFKTVVDDPDSEPPKTHREDLKAQFEMVWVPGGEFTMGSPDAEVGREALEGPRHKVKVNGFWMAKVECGWDEYDTFWYDENYLKADDTAAKKFGPDAITRPTNAFVDATYGHVREGHPALCMTHHAAMMYCEWLRKKTGRAYRLPTEAEWEYAARAGKDDAYSFGTDPKGLGEYAWYKDNSATDAKPAGTTHKSGTKKPNAFGLYDMHGSVWEWTLDQYDEKAYEKGAKNPLSLRPVTVPTDEKWSHVVRGGSWADKADRCRSAARRVSDKSWMKWDPQEPQSIWWLTRMDVIGFRVVLAEEEQPELADLKPKVIKKSE, from the coding sequence ATGCCGCTCCGAAACACCTTCGCCGTTGTGCTCTGTGCCGCGGTCCCATTGTTCGCGGTCGCCACCGCACCGGACGAGAAATCCGCGAACAAACCGGCAGACAAGGCACCCGAAACTCCCAAGCCGGCCAAACTGGAGCCGAAGAAGAACTTCGTCGAGAAGACGAAGGGCTTCAAGACCGTCGTGGACGACCCCGACAGCGAGCCGCCGAAGACGCACCGGGAAGACCTGAAGGCGCAGTTCGAGATGGTCTGGGTTCCGGGCGGCGAGTTCACGATGGGTAGCCCCGACGCCGAAGTCGGGCGCGAGGCGCTCGAAGGCCCGCGCCACAAGGTGAAGGTCAACGGGTTCTGGATGGCGAAGGTCGAGTGCGGCTGGGACGAGTACGACACCTTCTGGTACGACGAAAACTACCTGAAAGCCGACGACACCGCGGCGAAGAAATTCGGGCCGGACGCGATCACGCGGCCGACCAACGCCTTCGTCGACGCGACTTACGGCCACGTGCGCGAGGGGCACCCGGCCCTCTGCATGACGCACCACGCCGCGATGATGTATTGCGAGTGGCTCCGCAAAAAGACGGGCCGCGCGTACCGCCTGCCGACCGAAGCGGAGTGGGAGTACGCGGCCCGCGCCGGGAAGGACGATGCGTACAGCTTCGGCACCGACCCGAAGGGCCTCGGCGAGTACGCCTGGTACAAGGACAACTCGGCCACCGACGCGAAGCCGGCCGGCACCACCCACAAGAGCGGCACCAAGAAGCCGAACGCCTTCGGCCTGTACGACATGCACGGGAGCGTGTGGGAATGGACCCTCGATCAGTACGATGAGAAGGCCTACGAGAAGGGCGCGAAGAACCCGCTCAGCCTGCGCCCGGTGACGGTGCCAACCGACGAGAAGTGGTCGCACGTCGTTCGCGGGGGCTCGTGGGCGGACAAAGCCGACCGGTGCCGCAGCGCGGCGCGCCGGGTGTCGGACAAGAGTTGGATGAAGTGGGACCCCCAGGAACCGCAGAGCATCTGGTGGCTCACGCGGATGGACGTGATCGGGTTCCGCGTCGTGCTCGCAGAGGAAGAGCAGCCCGAACTCGCCGACCTGAAGCCCAAAGTCATCAAGAAGTCCGAGTAA
- a CDS encoding 6-pyruvoyl trahydropterin synthase family protein: MPSERFKVRVTKDHLTFCCGHFISYRGHQCERLHGHNYRTAVEVEGVLQEDYYVFDFIALKKRTKEITDELDHHMLLATRNPVIAVDDTPRCVRVKYEDREWQFPRGDCILLPIENTTAELLARYIAGRLWESLRTNENFTPEVLRVEVEEAPGQSATVEWRA; this comes from the coding sequence ATGCCGAGCGAGCGCTTCAAAGTCCGCGTTACGAAAGACCACCTGACGTTCTGCTGCGGGCACTTCATCAGCTACCGCGGGCACCAGTGCGAGCGGCTCCACGGCCACAACTATCGCACCGCGGTGGAGGTCGAGGGGGTGCTGCAAGAGGACTACTACGTCTTCGACTTCATCGCCCTCAAAAAGCGCACGAAGGAAATTACCGACGAACTCGATCACCACATGCTACTCGCCACGCGCAACCCGGTCATCGCGGTCGACGACACGCCCCGGTGCGTGCGCGTGAAATACGAGGACCGCGAGTGGCAGTTCCCGCGCGGCGACTGTATCCTGCTCCCCATCGAGAACACTACCGCCGAACTGCTCGCGCGATACATCGCCGGGCGCCTCTGGGAATCACTCCGAACCAACGAGAACTTCACGCCGGAAGTGCTGCGGGTCGAGGTCGAAGAGGCCCCCGGGCAGTCCGCAACGGTCGAGTGGCGTGCGTGA